A region from the Algoriphagus machipongonensis genome encodes:
- the ade gene encoding adenine deaminase, whose protein sequence is MIIKGQLVDIPNKSIYPASIEIENGVIQKVSSLKTNKPLPYLMPGFIDAHVHVESSMLVPSEFARLAVVHGTVATISDPHEIANVCGMEGVDYMIENGRQVPFKFYFGAPSCVPATPFETAGGEIDAADIENLMSRPEIHYLAEMMNWPGTVNRDELVMEKIRISKKYGKPIDGHAPGLKGELAEKYVSAGPSTDHECFTYEEALGKIKLGMKIAIREGSAAKNFEALIDLIDEFPDQIMFCSDDKHPDNLAISHINELAARAVAKGKDLFKVLQAACLNPIAHYAMNVGQLREGDPADFILVKDLKDFQVISTYINGEKVAENGRTLIQPIQNDIINNFNTSLKKPEEFQIKAKGNKVRVIEALDGQLITPEISGDILIKDGFAESNPEQDILKITVVNRYEDAAPAVAFIKNFGLKTGAIASSVGHDSHNIIAVGIDDESICKAVNLIIEAKGGVSAVSGDQEDILSLPVGGIMSASDGYEVAKAYTRIDKMSKEMGATLNSPFMTLSFMALLVIPDLKLSDKGLFNGQKFEFIDTFLNE, encoded by the coding sequence ATGATCATAAAAGGACAACTCGTTGACATCCCAAATAAATCTATTTACCCAGCTTCAATCGAGATAGAAAATGGAGTTATTCAAAAAGTAAGTTCATTAAAAACAAATAAACCCTTACCCTATCTCATGCCGGGATTTATCGACGCTCATGTCCACGTGGAGAGCTCCATGCTGGTGCCATCTGAGTTTGCTAGGCTGGCGGTAGTACATGGAACGGTGGCCACCATTTCTGATCCACACGAAATAGCAAATGTCTGCGGAATGGAAGGGGTGGACTATATGATCGAAAATGGAAGACAGGTTCCTTTTAAATTCTACTTTGGTGCGCCTTCCTGCGTTCCTGCTACTCCCTTTGAAACTGCAGGTGGAGAAATCGATGCAGCTGACATAGAAAACCTGATGTCCAGACCTGAGATTCATTACTTGGCGGAAATGATGAACTGGCCAGGAACGGTGAACCGGGATGAATTGGTCATGGAGAAAATTCGGATCTCGAAGAAATATGGGAAACCCATCGATGGTCATGCTCCTGGACTCAAAGGCGAATTGGCAGAGAAATACGTCTCTGCAGGACCTAGCACCGATCATGAGTGTTTTACCTATGAAGAGGCACTAGGCAAAATCAAACTGGGAATGAAAATCGCCATCCGGGAAGGTTCCGCTGCAAAAAACTTTGAGGCCCTGATCGATCTAATCGATGAATTCCCGGATCAAATTATGTTTTGCTCGGATGATAAACATCCGGATAATCTCGCCATTTCCCATATCAATGAACTAGCTGCCAGAGCTGTCGCAAAAGGTAAAGATTTATTCAAGGTACTCCAGGCAGCCTGCCTGAATCCTATCGCTCACTATGCGATGAATGTTGGGCAACTTAGAGAAGGAGATCCAGCTGATTTTATTTTAGTGAAAGACCTGAAAGACTTCCAAGTGATCAGCACTTATATCAATGGAGAAAAAGTAGCAGAAAATGGAAGGACACTGATCCAACCAATCCAAAACGACATCATCAATAATTTCAATACCTCCCTAAAAAAGCCCGAAGAATTTCAAATCAAAGCCAAAGGAAATAAAGTCAGAGTCATCGAAGCATTGGATGGTCAATTGATCACTCCGGAAATCTCAGGAGATATTTTGATCAAAGATGGCTTTGCAGAATCAAATCCAGAACAAGATATCTTAAAAATTACTGTAGTCAATCGCTACGAAGATGCTGCTCCGGCGGTGGCGTTTATCAAAAACTTTGGACTGAAAACCGGAGCGATCGCTTCTTCAGTGGGACATGATTCACATAATATCATTGCGGTAGGAATCGATGATGAATCCATCTGCAAAGCGGTCAACTTAATCATTGAAGCCAAAGGTGGCGTATCTGCAGTTTCCGGAGACCAGGAAGATATTCTCTCACTTCCAGTCGGCGGAATTATGTCTGCTTCGGACGGATATGAAGTTGCCAAAGCCTACACTCGAATAGACAAAATGTCCAAAGAAATGGGAGCTACGCTGAATTCTCCCTTTATGACTTTGAGTTTTATGGCCTTGCTGGTGATACCAGATTTGAAATTGAGCGACAAAGGACTGTTTAATGGGCAAAAGTTTGAGTTCATCGATACTTTTCTTAATGAATAA
- a CDS encoding Na(+)-translocating NADH-quinone reductase subunit A — MSKIVKLKKGFDIKLEGEAKKELADFTPAQTFAIKPTDFIGLQRPKVLVNVGDTVKAGTPVMFDKAMDQVIYAAPVSGEVVDVKRGEKRKLLEITILADQTISHEDLGKADPKSLDRDALVAKLAAGGVWPQLIQRPYGVVANPEDTPKAIFISGFDTNPLAADYGFMLEGEEKYFQAGIDALGKLTSGKVHLNLNGASAAPSVFANVSNAEINKVSGPHPAGNVGVQIHHIDPINKGDLLWTISPYGVIQIGKLMVEGVYDASKTIAISGSEITNAAYVKTYMGANVSSFVKGNLNSGHVRVISGNVLTGEKISMDGFVGYYHNQITVIPEGDYEEFLGWLMPSTSKLSFHKALGMFSFLNKGKFKVDTNTHGEERPFVVSGVFEKVLPMDILPTYLFKAILAEDFDEMEELGLYEIIEEDVALCEFVDPSKNDLQKLVRSGVELLMYS; from the coding sequence ATGTCTAAAATAGTGAAGCTTAAGAAGGGTTTTGATATAAAACTGGAAGGAGAGGCTAAAAAAGAATTAGCTGACTTCACGCCAGCTCAGACCTTCGCCATTAAGCCGACGGACTTTATTGGTCTCCAAAGGCCGAAAGTGCTAGTCAACGTTGGAGATACCGTTAAGGCAGGTACTCCCGTCATGTTCGATAAAGCCATGGATCAAGTTATCTACGCGGCTCCGGTTTCCGGGGAAGTGGTGGATGTCAAGAGAGGAGAGAAGCGAAAGCTTCTTGAAATCACGATCCTTGCTGATCAAACTATTTCCCACGAAGATCTAGGTAAAGCTGATCCAAAATCTCTTGATAGAGATGCTTTGGTGGCAAAGCTAGCAGCAGGAGGAGTTTGGCCTCAATTGATCCAACGTCCATACGGCGTCGTGGCAAATCCAGAAGATACACCAAAAGCAATTTTCATTTCAGGTTTTGATACCAATCCTCTAGCGGCTGATTATGGCTTTATGTTAGAGGGGGAAGAAAAATACTTCCAAGCTGGAATTGATGCTTTAGGCAAGTTGACTTCAGGAAAAGTACATTTGAATTTGAATGGCGCTTCAGCAGCACCTTCTGTATTTGCCAATGTGAGCAATGCAGAAATCAATAAGGTTTCCGGACCACACCCTGCAGGGAATGTTGGTGTTCAGATTCACCATATTGATCCAATTAACAAGGGCGACTTGTTATGGACAATAAGTCCGTATGGGGTTATTCAGATTGGTAAATTGATGGTAGAAGGTGTTTACGATGCCTCTAAAACAATTGCAATCTCTGGATCTGAAATCACAAATGCTGCCTATGTGAAAACATATATGGGGGCTAATGTGTCTTCCTTTGTGAAAGGAAACTTAAACTCAGGCCATGTAAGAGTGATCTCTGGAAATGTATTGACTGGTGAAAAAATCTCAATGGATGGATTTGTTGGTTATTACCATAATCAGATAACAGTTATCCCAGAAGGAGACTATGAGGAGTTTTTAGGTTGGTTAATGCCTAGTACCTCCAAATTGAGTTTCCATAAAGCTTTGGGAATGTTCTCTTTCTTGAATAAAGGGAAATTTAAAGTAGATACAAATACCCACGGAGAGGAACGACCATTTGTTGTTTCAGGGGTATTTGAAAAAGTGCTTCCAATGGATATTCTTCCTACTTATTTGTTTAAAGCGATTCTCGCAGAAGACTTTGACGAAATGGAAGAGTTAGGACTATATGAAATTATAGAAGAGGATGTAGCACTTTGCGAGTTTGTGGATCCTTCTAAAAATGATTTACAGAAGTTGGTAAGATCAGGGGTTGAATTATTGATGTATAGTTAA
- a CDS encoding peptide chain release factor 3 codes for MSLTDQIKKRRTFAIIAHPDAGKTTLTEKLLLFGGAIQTAGAVKSNKIDTATKSDWMAIEKQRGISVATSVMGFEYKDIKINLLDTPGHQDFAEDTYRTLTAVDSVIMVIDCVKGVEIQTEKLMEVCRMRNTPVICFINKLDREGRDPYELIEEVEQKLNIQCRPLSWPIGMGKTFKGVYNLFDHKLNLFTPSQRKLSDVRQEFENVDDPKLDELIGKNYAEQLREDVELIEGVYPDFDPTEYLEGKVAPVFFGSAVNNFGINEMLDTFIKIAPAPKSRRTEDREVMPDEKKFSGFVFKIHANMDPNHRNRIAFLRICSGTFERNKPYNHVRGPKPLRFSNVTQFMAQDKEMIDEAFPGDIVGLYDTGNLKIGDTLTDGENMQFVGIPSFSPEIFREVVNKDAMKTKQLEKGLQQLMEEGVAQLFTFDMGSRKVVGTVGQLQFEVIQFRLKNEYNATVEFHPMNLYKACWITSKDKKQLDEFVRSKNRHIAHDKDGKLVFMAESKAWLQMVMDNYPEIEFHFTSDI; via the coding sequence ATGAGTTTGACAGACCAAATCAAGAAGCGCAGAACATTTGCCATTATTGCTCACCCAGATGCAGGAAAGACTACTTTGACTGAAAAGCTGTTGCTTTTTGGTGGAGCGATCCAGACTGCCGGAGCTGTGAAGTCTAATAAGATCGATACGGCCACCAAATCTGACTGGATGGCAATTGAGAAGCAAAGAGGTATTTCTGTTGCCACTTCTGTGATGGGTTTTGAATACAAAGACATCAAAATCAATTTGCTCGATACACCGGGTCACCAGGATTTTGCGGAAGATACCTACCGAACGTTGACTGCGGTTGATTCAGTAATTATGGTAATTGACTGCGTAAAAGGCGTGGAGATTCAGACCGAAAAGCTCATGGAAGTTTGTCGGATGAGAAATACTCCTGTGATCTGTTTTATCAATAAGTTGGATAGAGAAGGTCGAGATCCTTACGAGTTAATAGAGGAAGTAGAACAAAAACTCAACATTCAATGCCGCCCACTTTCCTGGCCGATCGGTATGGGAAAGACTTTCAAAGGAGTATATAATTTGTTCGACCATAAACTCAACCTTTTCACACCTTCTCAGAGGAAGTTAAGTGATGTGAGACAGGAATTTGAAAATGTGGATGATCCTAAACTGGACGAACTGATCGGGAAAAACTATGCTGAGCAACTTAGGGAAGATGTGGAATTGATCGAAGGAGTTTATCCTGACTTTGATCCTACAGAATATTTAGAAGGTAAAGTGGCTCCGGTTTTCTTTGGCTCTGCAGTGAATAATTTCGGGATCAATGAGATGCTGGATACTTTTATCAAAATCGCTCCTGCTCCTAAAAGCCGTAGAACTGAAGATCGGGAAGTGATGCCTGATGAGAAAAAATTCTCAGGTTTCGTGTTTAAAATCCACGCGAATATGGATCCCAATCACCGAAACAGAATTGCTTTCTTGAGAATTTGCTCTGGTACTTTTGAGCGAAATAAACCTTACAACCATGTGCGTGGCCCGAAACCTTTACGATTCTCTAATGTGACCCAATTTATGGCACAGGATAAGGAGATGATCGATGAGGCATTTCCTGGAGATATTGTGGGTTTGTACGATACAGGTAACCTGAAGATCGGTGATACTTTGACCGATGGAGAAAACATGCAGTTTGTTGGGATTCCTAGTTTCTCGCCCGAGATTTTCCGTGAGGTGGTAAACAAGGATGCGATGAAGACCAAGCAACTGGAAAAAGGACTTCAGCAATTGATGGAAGAAGGGGTTGCACAGCTATTTACCTTTGATATGGGTTCTAGAAAAGTAGTGGGTACGGTTGGCCAACTTCAGTTTGAAGTAATCCAGTTCCGTCTGAAAAACGAATACAATGCGACGGTGGAGTTTCACCCGATGAACCTCTACAAAGCCTGCTGGATCACAAGCAAGGACAAGAAGCAGTTAGATGAATTTGTCCGATCCAAAAACCGTCACATTGCCCATGACAAAGATGGCAAGCTGGTCTTTATGGCCGAATCAAAAGCCTGGCTTCAGATGGTGATGGATAATTATCCAGAGATTGAGTTTCACTTTACTTCTGATATTTAA
- the cmk gene encoding (d)CMP kinase, which yields MGKIVIAIDGYSGCGKSSTAKAVAKDLGYTYIDTGAMYRAATLHFLNNHLSATNPQDVEKGLKSLEISFHLNPENQLQETYLNGLHVDDAIRSMQVSNNVSRIAALPAVRKDLVAQQQRLAKKKGVVMDGRDVGSVVFPEAELKIFMTADLETRAIRRQAELLEKGETIPLKDIIENLASRDEIDSTREVGPLIKVEDAIEVDTSNITFAEQVAFIVNKAREIIDKEKSYASNHR from the coding sequence ATGGGAAAAATCGTCATCGCCATCGATGGATATTCAGGTTGTGGTAAGAGTTCGACAGCAAAAGCTGTTGCAAAGGACTTAGGCTACACTTATATAGATACTGGAGCCATGTACCGGGCGGCAACCCTACACTTTTTAAATAACCACCTTTCCGCGACCAATCCTCAAGATGTTGAAAAAGGCCTTAAGTCTCTGGAAATATCCTTTCACTTAAATCCAGAAAATCAATTACAGGAAACCTATCTTAATGGTCTTCACGTAGATGACGCTATCCGTTCGATGCAAGTTTCTAATAATGTCTCACGCATTGCTGCTTTACCGGCAGTTCGTAAGGATTTGGTAGCTCAACAACAGCGCTTGGCGAAGAAAAAAGGTGTGGTCATGGATGGTAGAGATGTAGGATCAGTGGTTTTTCCTGAGGCGGAATTGAAGATTTTCATGACAGCCGATTTGGAGACTCGAGCGATTCGTAGACAGGCAGAGTTATTAGAAAAAGGAGAAACCATTCCTTTAAAAGATATTATTGAAAATCTTGCCTCCCGTGATGAGATTGATTCCACTCGGGAAGTTGGTCCTTTGATAAAAGTGGAAGATGCTATCGAAGTGGACACCAGTAATATTACCTTTGCCGAGCAGGTGGCTTTTATAGTTAATAAAGCCAGAGAAATTATAGATAAAGAGAAAAGCTATGCAAGTAACCATAGATAA
- a CDS encoding 4-hydroxy-3-methylbut-2-enyl diphosphate reductase, producing the protein MQVTIDKNSGYCFGVEFAIKMAEDEMETSEKLYCLGDIVHNDMEVRRLSNKGLVVIDREELQELRDCKVLIRAHGEPPETYKTAIENNIELIDASCPVVLKLQHRVKTAFDRMERENGQIVIYGKKGHAEVIGLTGQTLEKAIVVMEDSDLDKIDFQKPVTLFSQTTKSTKGFYELSHKIQERIKNSNSEFEEVPFNANDSICRQVSNREPQLQRFSQENDVILFVSGKKSSNGKALYQVCLGQNPRSYFIENETELDPEWFKSNDKVGVCGATSTPMWLMEQVKSHLEMMSENALPI; encoded by the coding sequence ATGCAAGTAACCATAGATAAAAACTCAGGGTACTGTTTCGGAGTAGAGTTTGCCATAAAAATGGCAGAGGATGAGATGGAGACCAGTGAGAAACTTTATTGTCTGGGGGATATCGTGCACAATGATATGGAAGTGAGAAGACTGAGCAATAAAGGCTTGGTAGTCATTGACCGAGAGGAACTGCAGGAACTGAGAGATTGCAAAGTCTTGATCAGAGCACATGGGGAACCACCGGAAACCTATAAAACGGCAATAGAAAATAATATTGAGCTGATTGATGCTTCTTGCCCAGTTGTATTGAAATTACAGCATCGTGTGAAGACAGCGTTTGATCGGATGGAGAGAGAAAATGGCCAAATTGTCATTTATGGCAAAAAAGGTCATGCGGAAGTAATTGGATTAACTGGTCAAACATTGGAGAAAGCCATTGTGGTGATGGAGGATAGCGATTTGGATAAAATTGACTTTCAGAAGCCAGTGACTTTGTTTAGTCAAACCACCAAGAGTACCAAAGGATTTTATGAATTGTCCCATAAAATCCAGGAAAGAATCAAAAACAGTAATTCTGAATTTGAGGAAGTACCGTTTAACGCAAATGATTCGATTTGTAGACAAGTTTCCAACCGAGAACCACAGCTTCAGAGGTTTTCTCAGGAAAATGATGTGATACTCTTTGTGTCAGGAAAGAAAAGTTCGAATGGAAAAGCTTTGTATCAGGTTTGTCTTGGTCAAAACCCGAGAAGTTATTTCATTGAAAATGAGACAGAACTAGACCCAGAGTGGTTTAAGTCAAATGATAAAGTGGGTGTTTGTGGAGCTACTTCTACGCCTATGTGGCTGATGGAGCAAGTGAAATCGCACCTTGAAATGATGTCTGAAAATGCTTTGCCGATCTGA
- a CDS encoding sensor histidine kinase codes for MKNRFQDLTTVDLYKNRKQVKWLVIFVSIIIGGGSILYTNILVEELRERERRQIELLSSALEYAASTAENLTFINQEIIQQNYSIPIIMVDQDENPIEFRNIPFKANSNAEDSVKTLAKELAEMRAEYEPILLREADINVFYRNSELLTNLKYYPYIQLAVILVFGVLAYTLFNQSKVAEQNRVWAGLTKETAHQLGTPIASLMAWIDYLKNSPVWEENKEIITEMDKDVVKLRMVTERFSSIGSKPVIQTENLYESIEETINYLRPRISTKVDLIINADTKDLDAMMNRPLFEWVVENICKNAVDAMKGKGKITIDVIQDSDKFVIVDITDTGKGMEKRMYKKVFNPGFSTRQRGWGLGLTLAKRIIEGYHGGKIFVKNSEVGVGTTFRIVLHCSIEGASQFITEGILEY; via the coding sequence ATGAAAAACCGTTTTCAGGATCTTACTACAGTTGATCTATACAAAAACAGGAAGCAGGTCAAATGGCTCGTTATATTTGTTTCGATCATCATTGGTGGAGGATCAATTTTATATACCAATATTCTCGTAGAGGAGCTTCGAGAGCGAGAAAGGAGACAGATCGAATTGCTCTCCTCCGCTTTGGAGTATGCAGCATCCACTGCAGAAAATCTTACTTTCATCAACCAAGAGATTATTCAGCAAAACTATTCCATTCCGATCATCATGGTGGATCAGGATGAGAACCCAATTGAATTTAGGAATATACCTTTCAAAGCCAATTCAAATGCAGAGGACTCTGTCAAAACATTGGCAAAGGAACTGGCAGAAATGAGAGCCGAATATGAACCTATTTTACTGAGAGAAGCGGATATAAATGTTTTTTATCGCAACTCGGAACTGCTGACCAATTTAAAATACTATCCTTATATCCAGCTCGCAGTGATATTGGTTTTTGGGGTGTTGGCTTATACGCTCTTTAATCAAAGTAAAGTTGCTGAGCAAAATAGGGTTTGGGCAGGCCTCACAAAAGAAACGGCGCATCAACTTGGAACCCCTATTGCCTCACTGATGGCTTGGATTGATTATCTGAAAAATTCACCCGTTTGGGAGGAAAACAAAGAGATTATCACTGAAATGGATAAGGATGTGGTCAAATTGAGAATGGTCACAGAAAGGTTTAGTAGTATCGGAAGCAAACCGGTGATTCAGACAGAAAATTTATACGAAAGCATTGAGGAAACTATAAATTATCTTCGACCTAGAATCTCTACCAAAGTAGATTTGATCATCAACGCTGACACGAAAGATTTGGATGCAATGATGAACCGCCCCCTATTTGAATGGGTAGTAGAGAACATTTGTAAAAATGCAGTGGATGCAATGAAAGGAAAGGGTAAGATCACCATCGATGTGATTCAGGACTCAGATAAGTTTGTCATCGTTGATATTACAGATACAGGGAAAGGGATGGAGAAAAGGATGTATAAAAAAGTCTTTAATCCCGGATTCTCTACCAGACAAAGAGGTTGGGGCTTAGGGCTCACATTGGCAAAAAGAATCATTGAAGGTTATCATGGAGGAAAAATCTTTGTCAAGAATTCTGAGGTTGGGGTAGGGACCACATTTCGAATTGTTTTGCATTGCAGCATCGAAGGAGCTTCGCAGTTTATTACGGAAGGAATCCTGGAATATTAG